A window of Pseudodesulfovibrio hydrargyri contains these coding sequences:
- a CDS encoding bacteriohemerythrin yields the protein MQIEWHESHSVGVPSIDEQHKRLMALTNRLFQAIMDEAGETALEGILNELADYAAYHFTHEEELLRMHGYPEDLLEEHRAEHKALTDEVYRYIARYREDSANLDLSVYVFLRDWTTEHMSRSDSRYSDFLMAHNAK from the coding sequence ATGCAGATTGAATGGCACGAATCCCACTCGGTGGGCGTTCCCTCCATCGACGAGCAGCACAAGCGGCTCATGGCCCTGACCAACCGGCTCTTCCAGGCCATCATGGACGAGGCCGGCGAAACGGCCCTGGAAGGCATCCTCAACGAACTGGCCGACTACGCCGCCTACCATTTCACCCACGAGGAGGAGCTGCTGCGCATGCACGGCTATCCCGAGGACCTCCTCGAAGAACACCGGGCCGAGCACAAGGCCCTGACCGACGAGGTCTACCGGTACATTGCCCGGTACCGGGAAGATTCCGCCAACCTGGACCTGTCGGTCTACGTCTTCCTGCGCGACTGGACCACAGAGCACATGAGCCGGTCCGATTCCAGGTACTCGGACTTTCTTATGGCCCACAACGCCAAATAG
- a CDS encoding surface carbohydrate biosynthesis protein has product MEERKGKGRKMLCAIPMETAVRELDGVLYLALHLARHSIPCLIGERMVNRIVSSSPEPVIYFDTDHDRECARKVLDKGGKVINLHSEGINMFDAPSILSPFIDNIDSASAMCVWGQAQADLIAQNVEEQYRARVKGTGYPSFDLASSRFIDYYRKREIVDAYGEDYILINTNFSYGNNSMGLERWLEVVCQADNLDYFHHEQHRKFVYDLAEYQTTLVGAFVEMTKILSERFPDKWIVFRPHPSENVGFYSEAFDRNGNIAVTNRWSVRSWLATSGPVIHHDCTTGVEALLMGKHVINYRPIFEPGIAAPIPSLVGARAETPAQVMELIEAGSPSPDFVREQLQTVAPYFATVNGNASRTLAGIAADLGGGVPGVLPDSPAFRVAFGNWMKYVGRTIKSRLPDGWCDDRKRRARTALEKFPRIERRQMVALFDKLRRVEPDLPHVEVRKLCLNTFLITKA; this is encoded by the coding sequence ATGGAGGAGCGCAAGGGTAAAGGAAGAAAAATGCTGTGTGCGATTCCCATGGAGACCGCGGTCCGCGAGCTGGACGGAGTGCTGTATCTCGCGCTGCACCTCGCCAGACATTCCATTCCCTGTCTGATCGGGGAACGCATGGTCAACCGCATCGTCTCGAGTTCCCCGGAACCCGTCATCTATTTCGACACCGACCATGACCGGGAGTGCGCCCGCAAGGTTCTCGACAAAGGCGGCAAGGTCATCAATCTGCATTCCGAGGGCATCAACATGTTTGACGCCCCTTCGATTCTCTCCCCTTTTATCGACAATATCGACTCCGCCTCGGCGATGTGCGTCTGGGGGCAGGCCCAGGCCGATCTCATCGCGCAAAATGTCGAGGAGCAGTACCGCGCCAGGGTGAAGGGGACGGGCTATCCCTCATTCGATCTGGCCTCGAGCCGGTTCATCGACTACTATCGGAAGCGGGAGATCGTCGACGCCTACGGAGAGGACTACATCCTCATCAACACCAATTTCAGCTACGGCAACAATTCCATGGGGCTGGAACGCTGGCTGGAAGTGGTTTGCCAAGCCGACAACCTTGATTATTTCCACCACGAACAACACCGGAAATTCGTGTACGATCTCGCCGAGTACCAGACCACCCTGGTCGGCGCTTTCGTGGAAATGACCAAAATCCTCTCTGAACGATTCCCGGATAAATGGATCGTCTTTCGTCCGCATCCGTCCGAGAACGTAGGCTTTTATTCCGAGGCGTTCGACCGCAACGGGAACATCGCCGTCACCAACCGATGGTCGGTCCGTTCCTGGCTCGCCACCTCCGGGCCGGTTATTCACCACGACTGCACCACCGGTGTCGAGGCCCTGCTGATGGGGAAACACGTCATCAACTACAGGCCGATTTTCGAGCCGGGCATCGCCGCTCCCATTCCGTCGCTGGTCGGCGCCAGGGCCGAAACCCCGGCCCAGGTTATGGAGTTGATCGAAGCGGGTTCACCCTCTCCCGATTTCGTCAGGGAACAACTGCAAACCGTCGCGCCCTATTTCGCGACAGTGAACGGCAACGCCTCCCGAACTCTGGCCGGGATAGCCGCCGACCTGGGGGGCGGTGTGCCCGGGGTCCTTCCGGATTCACCCGCGTTTCGGGTGGCATTCGGGAACTGGATGAAATACGTCGGCAGGACGATCAAGTCACGGCTCCCCGACGGATGGTGCGACGACAGGAAACGCAGGGCCAGGACCGCGCTCGAGAAATTCCCCAGGATCGAACGGAGACAGATGGTTGCCCTTTTCGACAAACTGCGCCGCGTAGAGCCGGACCTGCCGCACGTCGAGGTCCGTAAATTGTGCCTGAACACCTTTCTGATCACCAAGGCCTGA
- the purM gene encoding phosphoribosylformylglycinamidine cyclo-ligase, with the protein MSESAKRSQAYTEAGVDIEAGNEFVRRIKDMVKSTFTPGVATDIGGFGGLFKPEIAGMEAPMLVAGTDGVGTKLKLAFLFDRHDTVGIDLVAMSVNDVLVQGAAPLFFLDYFATGKLEPGVAAQVVSGVCEGCRQSACALLGGETAEMPGFYPDGEYDLSGFAVGMVDTPKLVTGKEIAPGDVLIGLASSGVHSNGWSLVRKLLAESGLDHDETFPGTDRTVAEVLIEPTKIYVKPVLELLNALPVKGMVHVTGGGFYDNVPRVLPENVAASVQFGSWPMLPVFEWIKAQGDLSWPEMLQIFNCSIGYILIVDPEHADEAFERLDARDDVEAYRIGEIITRQEAAEQVEVVFP; encoded by the coding sequence ATGAGCGAGAGCGCCAAGCGATCCCAGGCATACACCGAAGCCGGTGTGGACATTGAGGCGGGCAACGAATTCGTCCGCCGCATCAAGGACATGGTCAAGTCCACCTTCACGCCCGGCGTGGCCACGGACATCGGCGGCTTCGGCGGCCTGTTCAAGCCCGAAATCGCGGGCATGGAGGCCCCCATGCTGGTGGCCGGGACCGACGGCGTGGGCACTAAGCTCAAGCTCGCCTTCCTGTTCGACCGCCACGACACCGTGGGCATCGACCTGGTGGCCATGTCGGTCAACGACGTGCTCGTCCAGGGCGCGGCCCCGCTCTTCTTCCTCGACTATTTCGCCACCGGCAAGCTCGAACCCGGCGTGGCCGCCCAGGTGGTCTCCGGTGTGTGCGAGGGCTGCCGCCAGTCCGCCTGCGCCCTGCTCGGCGGCGAGACTGCCGAGATGCCCGGCTTCTACCCGGACGGCGAATACGACCTGTCCGGCTTTGCCGTGGGCATGGTCGACACCCCCAAGCTGGTCACCGGCAAGGAGATCGCCCCGGGCGACGTGCTCATCGGTCTGGCCTCCTCGGGCGTGCACTCCAACGGCTGGTCCCTGGTGCGCAAGCTCCTGGCCGAGTCCGGACTGGACCACGACGAAACCTTCCCCGGCACGGACAGGACCGTGGCCGAGGTGCTCATCGAGCCGACCAAGATCTACGTCAAGCCGGTCCTCGAATTGCTCAACGCCCTGCCCGTCAAGGGTATGGTCCACGTTACCGGCGGCGGGTTCTACGACAACGTGCCCCGCGTCCTGCCCGAAAACGTGGCCGCCTCGGTTCAGTTCGGTTCCTGGCCCATGCTTCCGGTCTTCGAATGGATCAAGGCCCAGGGCGACCTGTCCTGGCCCGAGATGCTCCAGATCTTCAATTGCTCCATCGGCTACATCCTTATCGTCGACCCGGAACACGCCGACGAGGCCTTTGAACGCCTCGACGCCCGCGACGACGTCGAAGCCTACCGCATCGGCGAAATCATCACACGCCAGGAAGCCGCCGAACAGGTCGAGGTCGTCTTCCCGTAG
- a CDS encoding MFS transporter, producing the protein MRTNSAAVLFSLSVSIGVTMVGLGIIWPILPILAAQMGVGGFVVGTIIASFNVSRTACAPFVGRFSDRMGRKSFILIGLVLYAAVSCAYLAAHSAEALIAVRLAHGFTSLLVVPIAMALAADIAPQGQLGSYMGTLNMAAMIGLGVGPTLGGVIQEHFGMPAAFYALCAVSLGTAAFVVFFVPPDRESGAITRRTGTATFRQILADRTAFAIVLMRFFSASGQGSVYTFLPIYAHQIGMSGSRFGILLSANVFLIALMQRPVGRLADRTNPKRVVILGMFGVAVAVFCMPFSSDFWPLLALNILMGMSTGFILPGSLVITGHLGRTMGMASLMSVTDAAYSFGMIVSPILSGVIFDALGVSWVFTAGAALIAVGGVVVAVLLRNYCPPVDCGPPGQ; encoded by the coding sequence ATGCGAACCAACTCCGCCGCCGTGCTCTTCTCCCTGTCCGTGTCCATCGGCGTGACCATGGTCGGGCTCGGCATCATCTGGCCCATCCTGCCGATTCTCGCCGCCCAGATGGGCGTCGGCGGCTTCGTCGTCGGCACGATCATCGCCAGCTTCAACGTCTCCCGCACCGCCTGCGCACCCTTTGTCGGCCGTTTTTCCGACCGCATGGGGCGCAAGTCGTTCATCCTCATCGGGCTGGTGCTCTACGCGGCCGTGTCCTGCGCCTACCTGGCGGCCCACTCCGCCGAGGCCCTGATCGCGGTCCGCCTGGCACACGGTTTTACCTCCCTGCTGGTGGTGCCCATCGCCATGGCCCTGGCCGCCGACATCGCCCCCCAGGGGCAGCTCGGGTCCTACATGGGCACCCTGAACATGGCCGCCATGATCGGGCTGGGCGTGGGCCCGACCCTGGGCGGCGTCATCCAGGAACACTTCGGCATGCCCGCCGCCTTCTACGCCCTGTGCGCGGTCTCCCTGGGCACGGCCGCCTTCGTGGTCTTCTTCGTGCCCCCGGACCGGGAGAGCGGGGCGATCACCCGCCGGACCGGAACGGCCACTTTCCGCCAGATCCTGGCCGACCGCACGGCCTTCGCCATCGTGCTGATGCGCTTCTTCAGCGCCTCGGGCCAGGGCTCGGTCTATACCTTCCTGCCCATCTACGCCCACCAGATCGGCATGTCCGGCTCCCGGTTCGGCATCCTGCTGTCCGCCAACGTCTTCCTCATCGCCCTGATGCAGCGGCCCGTGGGGCGGCTGGCCGACCGGACCAACCCCAAGCGCGTGGTCATCCTGGGCATGTTCGGGGTGGCCGTGGCGGTATTCTGCATGCCCTTCAGCTCGGACTTCTGGCCGCTGCTCGCCTTGAATATCCTCATGGGCATGTCCACCGGCTTCATCCTGCCCGGCAGCCTGGTCATCACCGGCCACCTCGGCCGGACCATGGGCATGGCCTCGCTCATGAGCGTGACCGACGCGGCCTACAGCTTCGGCATGATCGTCTCGCCCATCCTGTCCGGGGTCATCTTCGACGCCCTGGGCGTCTCCTGGGTGTTCACGGCCGGAGCCGCCCTCATCGCGGTGGGCGGCGTGGTCGTGGCCGTGCTGCTCAGGAACTACTGCCCGCCGGTGGACTGCGGACCGCCCGGGCAATGA
- the rpsI gene encoding 30S ribosomal protein S9, translating into MSDFTYATGKRKNAISRTRLYAGTGQITVNGRPFEDYFPRKTLQMVVQQPLKLVKMLDRFDIKANCSGGGVSGQAEALRHGITRALCALDPELRSVLKPAGLLTRDARKKERKKYGLRGARASFQFSKR; encoded by the coding sequence ATGAGCGATTTCACCTACGCCACTGGCAAACGTAAGAATGCGATCTCCCGTACCCGCCTGTACGCCGGTACCGGTCAGATCACCGTCAACGGCCGTCCCTTCGAGGACTACTTCCCCCGCAAGACCCTGCAGATGGTTGTCCAGCAGCCCCTGAAGCTGGTCAAGATGCTCGACCGCTTCGACATCAAGGCCAACTGCTCCGGCGGCGGCGTGTCCGGACAGGCCGAGGCCCTGCGCCACGGCATCACCCGCGCACTCTGCGCCCTGGACCCGGAACTGCGTTCCGTGCTCAAGCCCGCTGGTCTCCTGACCCGCGACGCCCGCAAGAAAGAGCGCAAGAAGTACGGTCTCCGCGGCGCCCGCGCCTCCTTCCAGTTCTCCAAGCGTTAA
- a CDS encoding methyltransferase domain-containing protein: MLRQYKELHSESKGYGTSSLAFFDEVCDIIKNKKVASVLDYGCGKGLLSDALAKEFPDIVFYRYDPGMQTFRELPKDKVDLVICTDVIEHVPGEKIDDFLQTVSSFSQDAYFNISCRLATKLLKNGENAHCSVYPPRWWHAKLKQFYKRVIEIPTNDLTAGAFVTFEYESKMSLEEENAPVLYIPEKKNLY; this comes from the coding sequence ATGTTGAGGCAATATAAAGAGTTGCATTCGGAAAGCAAAGGCTACGGAACAAGCTCCTTAGCTTTTTTTGACGAAGTATGTGATATTATAAAGAATAAAAAAGTAGCATCCGTTTTGGATTATGGTTGCGGGAAAGGCCTTTTGTCGGATGCGTTAGCAAAAGAATTTCCCGATATTGTTTTTTATAGGTACGATCCTGGGATGCAAACCTTCCGGGAACTTCCGAAAGACAAAGTTGATTTGGTTATATGTACGGACGTTATTGAGCATGTTCCAGGTGAAAAAATTGATGATTTTCTGCAAACCGTTAGTTCCTTCTCGCAAGATGCCTATTTCAATATTTCCTGCAGATTGGCCACGAAATTATTAAAGAATGGGGAAAATGCTCATTGCTCGGTATACCCCCCTAGATGGTGGCATGCGAAGTTGAAACAGTTCTATAAAAGGGTAATTGAAATCCCTACAAACGATTTGACGGCAGGGGCTTTTGTTACATTTGAATATGAGAGTAAGATGAGTTTGGAAGAAGAGAACGCCCCTGTTCTGTATATACCGGAAAAAAAGAATCTATATTAA
- a CDS encoding DsrE family protein, producing MYCLYAFNGELMCFVHVLLNALDMKEKGKEAIIVFEGMAVKLVPELEKPDNPFHVLYQKAKDAGLIAGACKACSSKLGVLDAVKSANLPLLDDMSGHPSMAAYMDKGYTILTF from the coding sequence ATGTACTGTCTCTACGCATTCAACGGCGAACTGATGTGTTTCGTGCACGTCCTGCTCAACGCGCTGGACATGAAGGAAAAGGGCAAGGAGGCGATCATCGTCTTCGAGGGCATGGCCGTGAAGCTCGTGCCCGAACTGGAGAAACCCGACAACCCCTTCCACGTCCTCTACCAAAAGGCCAAGGATGCAGGGCTGATCGCGGGCGCGTGCAAGGCGTGCTCGTCCAAGCTCGGCGTGCTCGACGCGGTCAAGTCGGCAAACCTGCCCCTGCTCGACGACATGTCCGGCCATCCGTCCATGGCCGCTTACATGGACAAGGGATACACCATCCTGACCTTCTAG
- a CDS encoding radical SAM protein — MPSKKKPQPRMLFASPDGEIFDHPDLLLMVRRGDEFGLPRPDEIMPLPDESEFFMLPGRHAMGYSQEDGRAEVMEELAVAAFACPAHTVTGVAAYESDDDAPVLPLLSYAAIGYANGKFWVCAKKVDEDKRQVFTHVPPDRIEAGAHELLSEMPENRLVNHLAGCALTSGCPAAKNLALGRFECPLPTSQACNAECVGCISYQPEESGFPSPQCRISFRPTADEIVQIMRRHESRERRPIFSFGQGCEGEPLLEAELICEAITQYRREGGLGTVNVNTNGSRHQAMPALKIAGVNSIRVSLNSARKAPYEAYYRPKAYSFEDVRETICKAHDVGLFVSLNLLFFPGITDTEEEFDALVELGETCRYDFIQLRNLNLDPELYLKLMEPFGHSPSMGFNNFKKRLKKALPWIEYGYFNPYLG; from the coding sequence ATGCCATCCAAGAAAAAACCGCAGCCGCGCATGCTCTTCGCCTCCCCTGACGGGGAAATCTTCGATCACCCCGATCTTCTGCTGATGGTCCGGCGCGGCGACGAGTTCGGCCTGCCCAGGCCGGACGAGATCATGCCCCTGCCCGACGAGTCCGAGTTCTTCATGCTGCCTGGACGCCACGCCATGGGATACAGCCAGGAGGATGGCCGGGCCGAGGTCATGGAGGAGCTGGCCGTGGCCGCCTTCGCCTGCCCGGCCCACACGGTCACCGGCGTGGCCGCCTATGAATCCGACGACGACGCCCCGGTCCTGCCCCTGCTCTCCTACGCGGCCATCGGCTACGCCAACGGCAAGTTCTGGGTCTGCGCCAAGAAAGTGGACGAGGACAAGCGCCAGGTCTTCACCCACGTCCCGCCCGACCGCATCGAGGCGGGCGCGCATGAACTGCTCTCCGAAATGCCCGAAAACCGGCTGGTCAACCATTTGGCCGGCTGCGCCCTGACCAGCGGCTGCCCGGCGGCCAAGAACCTGGCGCTGGGCCGGTTCGAATGCCCGCTGCCCACCTCCCAGGCGTGCAACGCCGAGTGCGTGGGCTGCATCTCCTACCAGCCCGAGGAATCCGGCTTCCCCTCCCCACAGTGCCGCATCTCGTTTCGGCCCACCGCGGACGAGATCGTCCAGATCATGCGCCGCCACGAGTCGCGCGAACGCCGCCCCATCTTCTCCTTCGGCCAGGGCTGCGAGGGCGAGCCCCTGCTCGAGGCCGAGCTGATCTGCGAGGCGATCACCCAGTACCGCCGCGAGGGCGGCCTGGGCACGGTCAACGTCAACACCAACGGCTCGCGCCACCAGGCCATGCCCGCGCTCAAGATCGCCGGGGTCAACTCCATCCGGGTCAGCCTGAACTCCGCGCGCAAGGCCCCCTACGAGGCCTACTACCGGCCCAAGGCCTACTCCTTCGAGGATGTGCGCGAGACCATCTGCAAGGCCCACGACGTCGGCCTGTTCGTGTCCCTCAACCTGCTCTTCTTCCCGGGCATCACCGACACCGAAGAGGAGTTCGACGCCCTGGTCGAACTGGGCGAGACCTGCCGCTACGACTTCATCCAGCTGCGCAACCTCAACCTCGACCCCGAACTCTACCTCAAACTCATGGAACCCTTCGGCCACTCCCCGTCCATGGGCTTCAACAACTTCAAAAAACGCCTCAAAAAAGCCCTCCCCTGGATCGAATACGGCTACTTTAACCCGTACCTGGGCTAG
- the rplM gene encoding 50S ribosomal protein L13, whose product MKTYSPKPEDANREWYVVDATDKILGRLATEITTRLRGKHKPEFAPHMDMGDFVVVINAEKIKVTGQKMDAKMYYKHTNHPGGLKEKTLRQMLDIKPENVITAAVKGMLPKNKLAAQQLKKLKVYAGPEHPHAAQAPKTLDF is encoded by the coding sequence ATGAAGACATATAGCCCGAAGCCGGAAGACGCGAACCGCGAGTGGTACGTCGTCGACGCCACGGACAAGATCCTGGGCCGCCTGGCCACCGAGATCACCACCCGTCTGCGCGGCAAGCACAAGCCTGAGTTCGCCCCCCACATGGACATGGGCGACTTCGTGGTGGTCATCAACGCCGAGAAGATCAAGGTCACCGGCCAGAAGATGGACGCCAAGATGTACTACAAGCACACCAACCATCCCGGCGGCCTGAAGGAAAAGACCCTCCGCCAGATGCTGGACATCAAGCCCGAAAACGTCATCACCGCCGCTGTCAAGGGCATGCTGCCCAAGAACAAGCTGGCCGCCCAGCAGCTGAAGAAGCTGAAGGTCTACGCCGGTCCCGAGCACCCGCACGCGGCCCAGGCTCCCAAAACTCTGGATTTCTAA
- the neuC gene encoding UDP-N-acetylglucosamine 2-epimerase, protein MAKRKICIVTAARSEYSASKWLMLELSGDPDVELQVVVTGSHLESRHGLTVEEIERDGIPIAARVPMMCDSDTPRAVAESMGRCALGMAQTMARLEPDLLVVLGDRYELLPICSAATMLNIPIAHISGGDITEGAVDDAIRHAVTKLAHLHFPGTERSAKVLRQLGEDESRIFVVGEPGLDNFNRLDCLDRETLGRDLGMAPDRKWVLLTYHPETRTGGDDSAVLANIFHVLDQQEGIQVMMTYPNADPGSGRIVDLMREKHAERPDRYRLEKSLGQLRFISILKQAWCMVGNSSSILFEAPSAKLPAILVGDRQKGRLSPVNVIPAAGNPKSLQNAFELAGNNEFRAGLRDLVNPYGDGHTACRVAAILKKTELATLLKKPFVLRDCSLLDEEDRNGGAQG, encoded by the coding sequence ATGGCTAAAAGGAAAATTTGCATCGTCACCGCCGCGCGTTCCGAATACAGCGCGTCCAAATGGCTCATGCTCGAGCTGTCCGGCGACCCCGATGTGGAGTTGCAGGTGGTGGTCACGGGCTCGCATCTGGAATCCCGGCACGGCCTCACGGTCGAGGAGATCGAGCGGGATGGAATCCCCATCGCGGCCAGGGTGCCCATGATGTGCGACAGCGACACCCCACGCGCCGTGGCCGAATCAATGGGCCGTTGCGCCCTCGGCATGGCCCAAACCATGGCCAGACTCGAACCGGACCTGTTGGTCGTGCTCGGCGATCGCTACGAACTGCTGCCCATATGCAGCGCCGCGACCATGCTCAACATTCCCATCGCCCACATTTCCGGCGGAGACATCACGGAAGGCGCGGTGGACGACGCCATTCGCCACGCCGTAACCAAGCTGGCACACCTCCACTTTCCCGGCACTGAACGTTCCGCCAAGGTACTCCGCCAGTTGGGCGAGGACGAAAGCCGCATCTTTGTGGTTGGAGAACCGGGACTCGACAACTTCAACCGCCTGGACTGCCTGGATAGGGAAACCCTGGGGCGGGATCTGGGCATGGCCCCGGACAGGAAGTGGGTTCTGCTGACCTACCATCCCGAGACCCGCACCGGTGGGGACGACAGTGCCGTCCTGGCCAATATTTTCCATGTCCTGGATCAACAGGAAGGGATCCAGGTCATGATGACCTACCCGAATGCGGATCCAGGATCCGGACGCATCGTCGACCTGATGCGGGAAAAACACGCCGAACGGCCTGACCGATACCGTTTGGAAAAGAGCCTGGGTCAACTGCGTTTCATCAGTATCCTGAAACAGGCGTGGTGCATGGTCGGCAATTCCTCCAGCATCCTTTTCGAGGCCCCCAGCGCAAAGCTCCCGGCCATACTGGTCGGCGACAGGCAGAAAGGACGTCTGTCTCCGGTTAACGTCATCCCCGCGGCCGGGAACCCAAAGTCGCTGCAAAATGCCTTCGAGTTGGCCGGGAACAACGAATTCCGGGCCGGTCTGCGCGACCTGGTCAACCCGTATGGGGACGGGCACACCGCTTGTCGGGTGGCCGCCATATTGAAAAAGACGGAACTTGCGACCCTGCTCAAGAAACCTTTTGTCCTGCGTGATTGCAGCCTTCTTGATGAGGAGGACCGCAATGGAGGAGCGCAAGGGTAA
- a CDS encoding DUF1499 domain-containing protein has translation MKYLLILAVAVLAALFGLARMSARTPDRIGPVDGRLMSCPGPDNCVSSEAENPDRRIAPLAASGPVDDVMNRLAEAVGYMDGEVVQVRGNYLRAVFTSRLWRFRDDLECLYDQAAGRIEVRSASRVGYSDFGVNRKRVERLREMLAGR, from the coding sequence ATGAAGTACCTTCTCATCCTCGCCGTGGCGGTCCTGGCGGCCCTGTTCGGGCTGGCGCGCATGTCCGCAAGGACACCGGACCGGATCGGGCCGGTGGACGGAAGGCTCATGAGCTGCCCGGGCCCGGACAACTGCGTGTCGTCCGAGGCCGAAAACCCGGACCGGCGGATCGCGCCCCTGGCCGCAAGCGGGCCGGTGGACGATGTCATGAACCGGCTGGCCGAGGCCGTCGGGTACATGGACGGAGAGGTGGTCCAGGTGCGCGGCAACTACCTGCGCGCCGTGTTCACCAGCCGGTTGTGGCGGTTCCGGGATGACCTGGAGTGTCTGTACGACCAGGCGGCGGGGCGCATCGAGGTGCGTTCCGCGTCCCGGGTCGGCTACTCGGATTTCGGGGTCAACCGCAAGCGGGTGGAACGGCTGCGGGAGATGCTGGCCGGACGGTAG
- the amrS gene encoding AmmeMemoRadiSam system radical SAM enzyme — translation MIEARLWKPLRDGVVQCRLCSHYCTVKPGERGQCGVRENRGGALFSLNYGKVAAVNLDPVEKKPLYHFQPGTMTFSLATMGCNLACTFCQNWSLSQPPRDGAPIRGQEATPGELAAEAVRLGAASISYTYSEPTIFFELMQDTARLAHEAGLKNIMVSNGFMSGECLDALGADIDAINVDLKCFTEEFYKDVSGARLQPVLENLKRIKHELKWWLEVTTLLIPGRNDSPGELDRLTDFLANEIGTDTPWHISRFHPDYRMTDAPPTPGGSLDTAYAMGKAKGLEYVYIGNMPGSNRQDTICPGCGKELITRSGFSARVRGIENGKCRACGRTIHGVDLG, via the coding sequence ATGATCGAGGCGAGACTCTGGAAACCGCTCAGGGACGGGGTGGTGCAATGCCGCCTGTGCAGCCACTACTGCACGGTCAAGCCGGGCGAGCGCGGCCAGTGCGGCGTGCGCGAGAACCGCGGCGGCGCGCTGTTTTCCCTGAACTACGGCAAGGTGGCGGCCGTCAACCTCGACCCGGTGGAGAAGAAGCCGCTCTACCACTTCCAGCCGGGGACCATGACCTTTTCCCTTGCCACCATGGGCTGCAACCTGGCCTGCACCTTCTGCCAGAACTGGTCCCTGTCCCAACCGCCGCGCGACGGCGCGCCCATCCGGGGGCAGGAAGCCACGCCCGGGGAGCTGGCGGCCGAGGCCGTGCGCCTGGGGGCCGCGTCCATCTCCTACACCTATTCGGAGCCGACCATCTTCTTCGAGCTGATGCAGGACACGGCCCGGCTGGCCCACGAGGCCGGGCTGAAGAACATCATGGTCTCCAACGGGTTCATGAGCGGCGAGTGCCTGGACGCGCTCGGGGCCGACATCGACGCCATCAACGTGGACCTCAAGTGTTTCACCGAGGAGTTCTACAAGGACGTCTCGGGCGCGCGGCTTCAGCCCGTGCTGGAAAACCTGAAAAGAATCAAGCACGAGCTGAAGTGGTGGCTCGAGGTGACCACCCTGCTCATCCCGGGCAGGAACGACTCGCCCGGGGAGCTGGACCGGCTGACCGACTTTTTGGCCAACGAGATCGGCACGGACACGCCGTGGCACATCTCCCGGTTCCATCCCGACTACCGGATGACCGACGCCCCGCCCACGCCCGGCGGCTCGCTGGACACGGCCTACGCCATGGGCAAGGCCAAGGGGCTTGAGTACGTGTACATCGGCAACATGCCCGGCTCCAACAGGCAGGATACGATCTGCCCTGGTTGCGGCAAGGAGCTGATCACCCGCTCCGGCTTCTCGGCCCGGGTGCGGGGCATCGAGAACGGCAAATGCCGGGCCTGCGGCCGGACCATCCACGGGGTCGACCTCGGTTGA